In the genome of Ignavibacteriales bacterium, one region contains:
- a CDS encoding cyclodeaminase/cyclohydrolase family protein gives MDLNKSLQNYLDEVASDSPTPGGGNVAAFSGALACSLGIMVCNLSIGKKKYIEVEEELKDVKFQLENFKEKFLQLAEEDNAAFNKVMAAFKMPKETDAQKSERDAKIEEATMGAANVPAEVIKVCKNVIPSVQVVAQKGNQNSLSDAGVAVSLLKSAAQGAMLNVVINCSALKDQSAASDLQNKTDLIYNDIRAESVVILNEINYKLKKK, from the coding sequence ATGGATTTGAATAAATCTTTACAAAACTATCTTGATGAAGTTGCATCCGACTCCCCCACTCCTGGCGGTGGAAATGTTGCTGCCTTCAGTGGTGCGCTTGCATGCAGTCTGGGAATCATGGTTTGCAATCTTTCAATCGGGAAAAAGAAATACATTGAAGTTGAAGAAGAACTGAAGGATGTAAAATTTCAGCTTGAAAACTTCAAAGAAAAATTTCTTCAATTGGCTGAAGAGGATAATGCAGCTTTCAATAAAGTGATGGCAGCATTCAAAATGCCTAAAGAAACAGATGCACAAAAATCAGAACGTGATGCAAAAATTGAAGAAGCTACAATGGGTGCCGCAAATGTGCCCGCTGAAGTTATTAAGGTTTGCAAAAATGTTATTCCGTCAGTCCAGGTTGTTGCGCAAAAGGGAAATCAGAATTCACTTTCAGATGCGGGAGTGGCGGTATCGCTGCTAAAAAGCGCTGCGCAGGGTGCAATGCTTAATGTAGTTATTAATTGTTCAGCATTAAAAGATCAGTCAGCAGCTTCTGATCTGCAAAATAAAACTGATTTGATTTACAATGATATCAGGGCTGAATCAGTTGTAATACTAAATGAGATTAATTACAAACTAAAAAAGAAATAA
- the ftcD gene encoding glutamate formimidoyltransferase: protein MKIIECVPNFSEGRNQETFNKISNAINSVKNVKLLNLEPDADYNRVVVTMAGDETGILNAAVESCKAAASSIDMRNHSGEHPRLGAIDVVPFVPVKNVRMDECKKISEAFGEQIAKDLNVPVYLYESSARKPERTNLSNIRKGEYEGLELKLKEVEWKPDFGESVFNPKLGAIVTGARFFLVAYNVNIKSTDISIAKEIAETLRESGTTKKDEQGNVIKVDGKTIKIPGRLKQVKGMGVSLDKYNITQVSMNLTNYNITAIHTAFEEVKKEAKRLGAEVDGSEIVGLVPLEAIIQAGKFYCGEKENNENILVDTAIEKLGLSSLNSFDKNKKIIDYLIQE from the coding sequence ATGAAGATAATAGAGTGTGTTCCAAATTTCAGTGAAGGAAGAAACCAGGAAACTTTTAATAAAATTTCGAATGCAATTAATTCTGTAAAAAATGTTAAACTTTTAAATCTTGAGCCGGATGCCGATTATAACCGCGTGGTCGTAACTATGGCAGGCGATGAAACCGGAATTCTTAATGCTGCGGTTGAATCCTGCAAAGCTGCTGCATCAAGTATTGACATGAGAAATCATTCAGGTGAACATCCGCGATTAGGAGCAATTGATGTTGTTCCTTTTGTCCCGGTAAAAAATGTCAGAATGGATGAATGCAAAAAAATATCCGAAGCTTTTGGTGAACAAATCGCAAAAGATTTGAATGTACCTGTATACCTTTATGAATCCTCGGCAAGAAAACCGGAACGTACCAATCTCTCCAATATCCGCAAAGGTGAATACGAAGGACTTGAATTGAAATTAAAAGAAGTTGAATGGAAACCCGATTTTGGTGAATCTGTTTTCAATCCTAAACTTGGAGCGATAGTTACAGGCGCAAGATTCTTTCTTGTTGCTTATAACGTGAATATTAAATCAACCGATATTAGTATTGCTAAAGAAATTGCGGAAACATTGCGTGAATCCGGAACAACAAAAAAGGATGAGCAAGGAAACGTGATTAAAGTGGATGGCAAAACAATAAAAATTCCCGGCAGACTTAAACAGGTTAAAGGTATGGGTGTATCGCTCGATAAATATAATATAACACAGGTATCAATGAACTTGACGAACTACAACATCACTGCAATCCATACAGCTTTTGAAGAAGTTAAAAAAGAGGCTAAAAGGCTTGGTGCAGAAGTTGACGGCAGTGAAATTGTCGGTCTTGTTCCTCTGGAAGCAATAATTCAAGCCGGAAAATTTTATTGCGGTGAGAAAGAAAACAACGAAAATATTCTTGTTGACACTGCTATTGAAAAACTTGGACTCAGTTCTCTTAACTCTTTCGATAAAAACAAAAAAATAATTGACTATTTAATTCAGGAATGA
- a CDS encoding imidazolonepropionase, producing MITLLQNPAQIVTVNTSGRNVKRGKELNDISLLTDHSIIVEDDVIKDLISSSNLKSTKFDKIIDVKDKVILPGLVDCHTHTAFAGSRANEFRMKLNGATYEEISKAGGGIITTVNAVRNSSFEQLVKIVSPRISYYISRGITTLEIKSGYGLDFENEIKLLHLIKYLDEVFPIDIVPTFLGAHTFPLEYKNDHLGYINLIIDQMLPHISKNKLAKFCDGFCESTAFSSNEIKIIFDAARSFGLSLKLHTEQFNTIGGLKTAVDAGAISVDHLEAIRDEDIPYLASTDTTAVLLPGVSLFLKYQYAPARKLIDNNAIVALATDYNPGSSHINDLSLIMSLAALNMKMTIEETISAVTINAARALNLSDDRGSIEINKKADLSIFDTDEYSDIVYNVGKNLNIMTIKNGRIIFDSTGGNS from the coding sequence ATGATCACCCTTCTTCAAAATCCTGCCCAGATTGTCACTGTAAATACAAGCGGAAGAAATGTAAAAAGAGGTAAGGAACTGAATGATATTTCTCTATTGACAGATCATTCAATCATTGTAGAGGATGATGTTATCAAGGATTTGATTTCTTCCTCCAATCTGAAATCAACAAAGTTCGATAAAATTATTGATGTGAAAGACAAAGTGATCCTGCCCGGTTTAGTTGATTGTCACACTCACACAGCATTTGCAGGCAGCAGAGCCAATGAATTCCGTATGAAATTAAATGGAGCGACTTACGAAGAGATTTCAAAAGCTGGCGGTGGAATAATTACGACAGTTAATGCAGTCCGTAATTCTTCGTTTGAACAACTTGTAAAAATAGTTTCGCCAAGAATATCGTACTACATTTCCCGCGGAATTACGACTCTGGAAATTAAGAGCGGATATGGATTAGATTTTGAAAATGAAATCAAGCTGCTTCATTTAATAAAATATCTTGATGAAGTTTTTCCAATTGATATTGTTCCAACATTTTTAGGTGCGCATACATTCCCTCTTGAATATAAAAATGATCACTTGGGCTATATAAATTTAATTATAGATCAAATGCTGCCTCACATTTCCAAAAATAAACTCGCAAAATTCTGCGACGGGTTTTGTGAATCAACAGCATTTTCTTCTAATGAAATAAAAATAATTTTTGACGCGGCAAGATCATTTGGGCTGTCATTAAAACTTCACACGGAACAATTCAATACTATCGGAGGATTGAAAACAGCCGTTGATGCCGGCGCAATCAGTGTTGATCATCTTGAAGCAATTAGGGATGAAGATATCCCTTATCTCGCATCGACTGACACAACTGCCGTTCTGCTTCCCGGAGTTTCACTTTTTCTGAAATATCAATACGCGCCGGCACGAAAATTAATTGACAACAATGCAATCGTTGCTTTAGCGACAGATTATAATCCAGGGTCATCGCATATAAATGATTTGTCACTTATTATGAGCCTTGCTGCATTAAATATGAAGATGACTATTGAAGAAACAATTTCAGCCGTAACTATTAATGCTGCCCGTGCCTTGAACCTAAGTGATGATCGCGGGAGTATTGAGATAAATAAAAAAGCTGACCTTTCAATTTTTGATACAGATGAATATTCAGATATTGTTTACAATGTCGGAAAAAATCTTAATATCATGACTATAAAAAACGGACGAATAATTTTTGACTCAACCGGAGGAAATTCATGA
- a CDS encoding SPOR domain-containing protein: MESESKDTSNALTVEMNKSELSGYIDATFDISKYRAVIKIDSGFVSTSTPEGKHQDIWYSYEQDEKIETDSVSVTKTRGYRVEVLATDDLEEANQIKSEIYFITNQKQVYVSFEPPFYKVKVGDYIKISDANNLQFKLNQMGYSESRVISDEVNIFQ; this comes from the coding sequence ATGGAATCGGAAAGTAAGGATACTTCAAACGCATTGACTGTGGAAATGAATAAATCTGAACTCTCAGGCTATATTGATGCGACATTTGATATTTCAAAATATAGAGCAGTAATTAAAATTGATTCAGGATTTGTTTCTACTTCAACGCCTGAAGGCAAGCATCAGGATATTTGGTACAGTTATGAACAGGATGAAAAGATTGAAACAGATTCAGTATCGGTCACAAAAACAAGAGGCTATAGAGTTGAAGTGCTAGCTACGGATGACCTGGAGGAAGCAAACCAGATAAAATCTGAGATATATTTTATTACTAACCAGAAACAAGTATATGTTTCGTTTGAACCTCCATTCTATAAAGTAAAAGTAGGAGATTACATAAAAATCTCCGATGCTAATAATCTTCAGTTTAAGCTTAACCAGATGGGATATTCTGAATCAAGAGTAATCAGCGACGAAGTAAACATCTTTCAATAA
- the glgA gene encoding glycogen synthase GlgA, whose amino-acid sequence MAAKKFKILFVTSEVVPFVKTGGLADVSAALPQMLAELGHEVRIVVPKYGAVDDRKFKIHEVVRLKDLQIKIGDKDVVFSLKSCFLPGQKVRVQIYFLDNQEYFGSRNSLYIDPMKGTDYPDNDERFILLSRAVFELISKLGWIPDIIHCNDWQCGLIPAYLKNLYNEEPQFESFKTVFTVHNLEYQGEFPKSSFKKTGLPESLNSEKGIELNGKINFMKSGLLYADVINTVSETYANEIRTDDELGGKLKGVLAKRKNDLYGIINGIDTHVWNPEKDKHLVKKYTSKNLENKIENKKHLAEKFGFNYDENTPIIGLISRLFDIKGFDLVSKAFPELMKMDVQIVLLGTGDKKYHTFFEKMAQKFSKKFACYLGFDDELAHLIEGGADLFLMPSKHEPCGLNQMYSLVYGTVPLVRHTGGLADTVIKFNEKSGDGNGFVFSAYDVTSLMKEIKRAVKTFGDKKSWQKIMKNGMKSDFSWSSSAKKYLELYKTTLNNN is encoded by the coding sequence ATGGCCGCAAAAAAATTTAAAATCCTTTTCGTTACCTCAGAAGTCGTTCCTTTTGTCAAAACAGGTGGTTTAGCAGATGTCTCAGCAGCTTTACCTCAAATGCTTGCAGAGTTAGGACACGAGGTTCGCATCGTTGTTCCAAAATACGGTGCAGTTGATGATCGTAAATTCAAAATTCATGAAGTTGTCAGGTTAAAAGACCTTCAGATAAAAATTGGTGACAAAGATGTTGTATTCTCTTTGAAGTCCTGTTTCCTGCCGGGTCAAAAAGTTAGAGTGCAAATTTATTTTCTTGACAACCAGGAATATTTTGGCAGCAGAAACAGTCTCTACATTGATCCAATGAAGGGAACTGATTATCCTGATAATGATGAAAGATTCATACTTCTGAGCAGGGCTGTCTTTGAATTAATTTCAAAACTTGGCTGGATACCGGATATCATTCATTGCAATGACTGGCAGTGCGGATTAATTCCTGCATATCTTAAAAATCTGTACAATGAAGAGCCTCAGTTTGAATCTTTCAAAACTGTATTCACAGTGCATAATCTTGAATACCAGGGAGAATTTCCAAAATCATCATTCAAGAAAACCGGACTGCCTGAATCACTCAATTCTGAAAAGGGAATTGAACTGAATGGAAAAATAAATTTCATGAAAAGCGGGTTGCTTTACGCTGATGTGATTAATACGGTAAGCGAAACTTATGCGAATGAAATCCGTACGGATGACGAACTCGGTGGAAAATTAAAAGGTGTACTTGCAAAAAGAAAAAATGATCTTTACGGAATAATCAATGGAATTGATACACACGTTTGGAATCCAGAAAAAGATAAACACCTTGTAAAAAAATACACTTCAAAAAATCTTGAAAACAAGATTGAGAATAAAAAACATCTGGCAGAGAAGTTTGGATTTAATTACGATGAGAATACTCCTATAATCGGGTTAATATCAAGATTGTTTGACATCAAAGGATTTGACCTGGTTAGCAAGGCATTTCCTGAACTAATGAAAATGGATGTTCAGATTGTTCTGCTGGGAACAGGTGATAAGAAGTACCATACTTTTTTTGAAAAGATGGCGCAAAAGTTTTCTAAAAAATTCGCTTGTTATCTTGGGTTTGATGATGAACTTGCTCACCTTATTGAAGGCGGCGCGGATTTATTCCTTATGCCTTCCAAGCACGAACCGTGCGGTTTGAACCAGATGTACTCGCTTGTTTACGGAACTGTACCTCTTGTACGTCATACTGGCGGTTTGGCAGACACAGTAATTAAGTTTAACGAAAAATCAGGCGATGGAAATGGTTTCGTATTTTCTGCCTACGATGTTACTTCTCTTATGAAAGAAATTAAGAGAGCTGTAAAAACATTTGGTGATAAAAAGTCATGGCAGAAGATTATGAAAAATGGAATGAAGTCTGACTTTAGCTGGAGTTCATCAGCCAAGAAATATCTTGAATTGTATAAGACAACTTTGAATAATAATTAA
- a CDS encoding HAD family hydrolase, producing the protein MSGLAVFLDRDGTLNEDPGYLGDPSSVVLYPGTGEALSLLKEKTNAKLIVISNQSGIARGLITHDDVKKVNEKINELLSKDNVKIDTFYYCPYHPDFNSEDECRCRKPSPQLVMKAAEENDVDMQKSYFVGDAVSDIECGWNSGIKTILVKTGYGLDSLSILQKQNKFPSFVAENISDACKIIINDFSGD; encoded by the coding sequence ATGTCCGGATTAGCAGTATTTCTTGACAGGGACGGAACTCTGAATGAAGATCCGGGCTATCTTGGAGACCCATCTTCGGTAGTATTATATCCGGGGACCGGAGAGGCACTTTCACTTCTTAAAGAGAAAACAAATGCAAAGTTGATTGTTATATCGAACCAGTCAGGAATTGCGCGTGGTTTAATCACACACGATGATGTTAAAAAAGTCAATGAAAAGATTAACGAACTGCTAAGCAAAGACAATGTGAAGATTGATACATTTTATTACTGTCCGTACCATCCCGATTTTAATTCTGAAGACGAATGCAGATGCAGAAAACCTTCACCTCAATTAGTAATGAAAGCTGCCGAAGAAAATGATGTAGATATGCAAAAATCATATTTTGTTGGTGATGCAGTAAGTGATATTGAATGTGGGTGGAATTCTGGAATCAAGACAATTTTGGTAAAAACAGGGTACGGATTGGACAGCCTTTCTATATTGCAAAAACAAAATAAATTTCCCAGTTTTGTTGCCGAAAATATTTCGGATGCGTGTAAAATAATAATTAATGATTTTTCCGGAGATTGA
- a CDS encoding serine hydroxymethyltransferase, with product MNTFLKEDKEIYQVVTSEFKRQTEKLELIASENFVSPAVLEAAGSVLTNKYAEGYPGKRYYGGCEFVDMAEDIARDRLKKLFNAEYVNVQPHSGSQANMAVLMTLLKPGDSFLGLSLAHGGHLTHGSPVNFSGQLYKAIGYTLNPDSHLLDYNVIEDIAKKEKPKLIITGASAYSRDWDYAKFRQIADSIGAYLMCDMAHPAGLIAKRFLSNPLPYCDVVTSTTHKTLRGPRGGVILIGKDQENRMGIKTPKGDRLKLMSELIDSMVMPGIQGGPLMHVIMAKAVAFGEALQDSFKTYGQQVINNARTLADSLVGFGFKVISGGTDNHLMLIDLNNKNVTGKQAEIALEKAGITVNKNMIPFDQRSPFVTSGIRIGTPAATSRGMKESEMKKIAELINSAVSAFEDEDALSKIKSDVKVLCSGFPLYSQLNQKN from the coding sequence ATGAACACCTTTCTAAAAGAAGATAAAGAAATCTACCAGGTTGTCACATCTGAGTTCAAACGTCAAACAGAAAAATTAGAATTAATTGCATCAGAAAATTTTGTAAGCCCTGCGGTACTTGAAGCTGCTGGTTCCGTTCTTACAAATAAGTATGCTGAAGGTTACCCCGGAAAAAGGTATTACGGTGGTTGTGAATTTGTAGATATGGCTGAAGATATTGCCCGCGATAGACTAAAAAAATTATTTAATGCGGAGTATGTAAATGTTCAGCCACACAGTGGTTCACAGGCGAATATGGCTGTCCTGATGACCTTGCTCAAGCCGGGAGATAGTTTTTTAGGATTAAGTCTTGCACACGGTGGTCATTTGACACATGGGTCTCCCGTTAATTTTTCAGGACAACTTTACAAAGCAATCGGTTATACTTTAAATCCTGATTCTCATCTGCTTGACTATAATGTGATTGAAGATATTGCGAAAAAAGAAAAACCAAAGTTGATTATCACCGGTGCGAGTGCCTATTCGCGTGATTGGGATTATGCAAAGTTTCGCCAAATAGCTGATTCGATAGGAGCCTATCTGATGTGTGATATGGCTCATCCGGCGGGATTAATTGCTAAAAGATTTTTATCAAACCCGCTTCCTTACTGTGATGTTGTTACTTCAACTACTCATAAGACTCTCCGTGGACCAAGAGGCGGTGTTATTCTTATTGGCAAGGATCAGGAAAACAGGATGGGAATAAAAACTCCGAAAGGTGACAGGTTAAAATTAATGTCAGAATTAATTGACAGTATGGTAATGCCTGGAATTCAAGGTGGACCTTTAATGCATGTTATAATGGCAAAGGCTGTTGCTTTTGGTGAAGCACTTCAGGATAGTTTTAAAACCTATGGTCAGCAGGTAATAAACAATGCAAGAACATTAGCTGATTCACTCGTCGGGTTTGGATTCAAAGTAATTTCAGGTGGAACGGACAATCATTTGATGTTAATTGATCTTAATAATAAAAATGTAACAGGCAAACAAGCCGAGATTGCATTAGAGAAAGCAGGCATCACAGTTAATAAAAATATGATACCGTTTGACCAACGAAGCCCATTTGTAACAAGTGGTATACGTATCGGAACGCCTGCTGCAACATCACGAGGGATGAAGGAAAGCGAAATGAAAAAAATTGCGGAGCTTATTAATTCTGCCGTTTCAGCATTTGAAGATGAGGATGCATTGAGTAAAATAAAATCGGATGTTAAAGTTTTGTGTTCGGGCTTTCCACTTTATTCTCAACTTAATCAGAAGAATTAA
- the tatC gene encoding twin-arginine translocase subunit TatC — MTFLDHLEELRWRLIYALIGLVAATAFCWIFIDYLIEFILLKPAKDAGATLQNLRPFGQLFMYFQVSIVAGIILSLPNIFYQVWKFIAPALKKRERKYIFLIVLYSTVCFLAGIVFAYYIMLPLTLKFASQFGSSEISNAFAIDEYLSIIISVMLAAGLIFELPMVSFFLSKLGILTPAFMKKYRRHSIVIIMILAAFLTPGADPVSQLILAAPLLVLYEISIFISKLSVRKT, encoded by the coding sequence ATGACCTTCCTCGATCATCTTGAAGAATTAAGATGGCGACTTATTTATGCCTTAATCGGACTGGTTGCAGCAACTGCTTTTTGCTGGATCTTTATCGATTATCTTATTGAATTTATCCTGCTTAAACCCGCCAAAGATGCCGGTGCAACGCTGCAAAACCTTAGACCTTTCGGGCAGCTTTTCATGTATTTTCAGGTGTCAATTGTAGCGGGAATAATCCTCAGTTTGCCTAATATCTTTTACCAGGTATGGAAATTTATTGCACCTGCATTAAAGAAAAGAGAACGAAAATATATTTTTCTCATCGTACTTTACTCGACTGTCTGCTTTCTGGCAGGGATTGTATTTGCATATTACATTATGCTTCCGCTTACTTTGAAGTTTGCTTCGCAGTTTGGATCTTCCGAAATAAGCAATGCGTTCGCAATAGATGAATACCTTTCAATTATTATAAGCGTTATGCTTGCAGCAGGACTGATATTCGAACTCCCAATGGTTTCATTTTTTCTTTCGAAACTTGGAATACTTACACCGGCATTCATGAAAAAATACAGACGTCATTCAATTGTCATCATAATGATCTTAGCGGCATTCTTAACACCGGGCGCGGATCCGGTTTCACAATTAATTCTCGCAGCACCTCTACTTGTTCTGTATGAAATAAGCATTTTCATTTCAAAATTATCTGTACGAAAAACTTGA
- a CDS encoding polyprenyl synthetase family protein, with translation MKSKVGLVDLVANYIMRQKGKKIRPLLVMLSAKATGEVNDRSYRGAVLVELLHTATLVHDDVVDNADKRRGFWSINAIFKNKVAVLMGDYLLSRGLLIAVDGKDYDFLGVITNTVKRMSEGELLQIQKTRKLDIDEETYFKVISDKTASLLETCCQIGAMSCTTNPELQEAMRIYGESLGIAFQIRDDILDYEGTASLIGKPVGGDIKEKKITLPLIYSLKQVDKGTANGIKRLLKNGNKKGNVTEVINFVKQNNGIDYALKSAIQYSQRAKDALKIFPDSASKYALESLIDFVIERKN, from the coding sequence ATGAAGTCAAAGGTTGGTCTGGTTGACCTGGTAGCAAATTATATTATGCGCCAGAAAGGGAAAAAGATTCGTCCCTTACTCGTTATGCTTTCAGCAAAAGCAACCGGCGAAGTTAATGACAGATCTTACCGCGGCGCTGTACTGGTTGAATTGCTTCATACTGCTACTCTTGTACATGATGATGTAGTTGATAACGCAGATAAACGAAGGGGATTCTGGTCAATCAATGCGATATTTAAAAATAAAGTTGCAGTGTTGATGGGGGATTATCTGCTCTCACGAGGATTGCTGATCGCCGTTGATGGTAAGGATTATGATTTTCTCGGTGTTATTACTAACACAGTTAAGCGAATGTCTGAAGGGGAACTCCTGCAAATACAAAAGACACGTAAATTGGATATTGATGAAGAAACTTATTTTAAAGTTATTTCAGACAAAACTGCCTCTCTGTTAGAAACGTGCTGTCAGATAGGTGCTATGAGTTGTACAACAAATCCTGAACTGCAGGAAGCGATGAGAATTTATGGTGAATCACTTGGAATTGCATTCCAGATTCGGGATGATATACTTGACTATGAAGGTACTGCCAGTTTAATTGGCAAACCTGTTGGCGGTGACATAAAAGAAAAAAAAATTACTCTGCCCCTGATTTATTCACTTAAACAAGTGGATAAGGGTACGGCAAACGGTATCAAACGTTTGTTGAAGAACGGAAATAAAAAGGGAAACGTTACCGAAGTAATTAATTTCGTAAAGCAGAACAACGGGATTGACTATGCCCTTAAATCGGCAATACAGTATTCACAAAGAGCTAAAGATGCTTTAAAAATATTTCCTGACTCAGCAAGTAAATACGCGCTTGAATCTCTCATTGATTTTGTAATAGAAAGAAAAAACTAA
- a CDS encoding universal stress protein: protein MALNYKKILVPIDFSDYSKSSLRYAVNFAKQFNAGIILVYVVEPIIYPPDFSMGQIAIPTTGLEMDKRAVEELEKLAETEIPKDLVKKTLVKTGKPFYEIIDTAKEEDVDLIIISTHGHTGVEHILFGSTAEKVVRKAPCPVLTLREPIKGFNFKDELNKSRSKE, encoded by the coding sequence ATGGCACTTAATTATAAAAAAATTCTGGTCCCGATCGATTTTTCTGATTACTCAAAAAGTTCATTACGCTATGCTGTAAACTTTGCAAAGCAGTTTAACGCAGGTATCATTCTTGTTTACGTTGTTGAGCCAATAATTTATCCACCTGACTTCAGTATGGGACAAATTGCAATCCCTACAACAGGTCTTGAAATGGATAAAAGGGCTGTGGAGGAACTTGAAAAATTAGCAGAGACAGAAATTCCAAAAGACCTTGTGAAAAAAACATTGGTTAAAACAGGTAAACCTTTTTATGAAATAATAGATACTGCAAAGGAAGAAGACGTTGACCTTATAATTATTTCAACTCATGGTCATACTGGTGTTGAACACATACTATTTGGCAGCACAGCGGAAAAGGTTGTCAGAAAAGCTCCCTGTCCGGTTCTGACACTGCGTGAACCGATTAAAGGTTTTAACTTTAAAGATGAATTGAATAAATCGAGAAGCAAGGAATAA
- a CDS encoding cyclic nucleotide-binding domain-containing protein: protein MEEKGEIIHSSFWSNFFNSPSKKNDLLEALKSIPVFSEFTKKELASLAGFVHERTYLAGEYVFYQGDPGIGLYIVIEGEVIIQRNVESKLISLATFSKNDFFGELALIDGEKRSASAIAKTDLSVAVIFKPDLDEFIDTHPKKGIKILKGINHLLTMRLRKLNEDHIALHSKLLINMEKDHGT, encoded by the coding sequence ATGGAAGAAAAAGGCGAAATAATTCATAGCAGTTTCTGGTCAAACTTTTTTAATAGTCCATCTAAAAAAAATGATTTGCTCGAAGCTTTAAAATCCATACCAGTCTTTTCTGAATTTACAAAAAAAGAATTAGCATCATTAGCAGGTTTTGTTCATGAAAGAACCTACTTGGCTGGTGAATATGTATTTTATCAGGGTGACCCGGGTATTGGTTTGTATATTGTTATTGAAGGTGAGGTTATAATTCAGAGAAATGTTGAAAGCAAACTTATTTCACTTGCCACATTTTCCAAGAATGATTTCTTTGGCGAGCTCGCGCTTATCGACGGCGAAAAACGTTCCGCATCTGCTATTGCAAAAACGGATTTAAGTGTTGCTGTAATATTCAAACCTGATCTAGATGAATTCATTGACACTCATCCTAAAAAAGGAATAAAAATTCTAAAGGGTATCAATCACCTGCTTACAATGCGATTAAGAAAACTAAATGAAGATCATATTGCGCTTCATAGTAAATTGTTAATTAATATGGAGAAGGATCATGGCACTTAA
- a CDS encoding 1-(5-phosphoribosyl)-5-[(5-phosphoribosylamino)methylideneamino] imidazole-4-carboxamide isomerase: MKNKFLLVIPSIDIRGGKTVRVVQGIPELNCTEYGNDPVEMARIWRAENAKMLHVVDFDAAIDNSKQNFDVVGEICSSVIIPVEFAGGIRTFDDAKMIIDKGIARLVVSTMAIENRNEFVNLFEFYGPSKIVVALDVIDGELVTRGRKTKTGINCYSFATEMKSIGVERFIVTDVVKNGMMEGPNLALTKKVADITGVRITHSGGIRNKDELSDVQTLISSGVDSVIIGRALYENRFPCQKLWRVAELGIFN; the protein is encoded by the coding sequence ATGAAGAATAAATTTCTTCTTGTCATACCATCAATTGATATTCGAGGCGGAAAAACAGTAAGAGTTGTTCAGGGAATACCCGAACTAAATTGCACGGAATATGGCAATGATCCGGTCGAGATGGCAAGAATATGGCGGGCTGAAAACGCTAAGATGCTTCATGTTGTTGATTTTGATGCAGCCATTGATAATTCCAAACAAAATTTTGATGTCGTCGGCGAAATCTGTTCTTCTGTAATTATTCCTGTAGAATTTGCAGGCGGAATAAGAACATTTGATGATGCAAAAATGATAATCGATAAAGGAATTGCCCGGCTCGTAGTGAGCACTATGGCAATTGAAAACAGAAATGAATTTGTTAACCTCTTTGAATTTTACGGACCATCAAAAATAGTTGTAGCGTTAGATGTGATTGATGGTGAACTGGTGACAAGAGGAAGAAAAACAAAGACTGGAATCAACTGCTATAGTTTTGCTACTGAGATGAAATCAATTGGTGTAGAAAGATTTATAGTTACTGATGTTGTTAAGAACGGAATGATGGAAGGTCCCAATTTAGCACTTACAAAAAAGGTCGCAGATATCACAGGCGTTAGAATTACACACTCGGGCGGAATCAGAAATAAAGACGAGCTTTCAGATGTACAAACATTGATTTCATCCGGTGTGGATTCAGTAATAATCGGTCGGGCGCTGTATGAAAACCGGTTTCCCTGTCAAAAACTATGGCGCGTTGCCGAACTTGGAATTTTTAATTAA